Proteins from a genomic interval of Drosophila melanogaster chromosome 2R:
- the pds5 gene encoding precocious dissociation of sisters 5, isoform A, with amino-acid sequence MADIVYPTGCRPLVEDLGTDELIRRLKTLANVLQTMDQDDNLYQQYIPLALHLLDDFFMQHPSRDVQLLIACCVADVLRVYAPEAPYKEQDQIKTIFKFFIKQLHGLKDPRDPSFKRYFYLLENLAFVKSFNMCFELEDCQEIFQDLFSTIFKIVNDQHSVKVTNFFLDVLSPLITEADNLSVELLDLILINIVEPYKSNNKFACQLTEQLLTKTGDALESTIKMFFNRALVMDKPNTKLSITNKIYDIIYELNRINAGLLCSVLPQLENKLLSTDDAERLKATTLLSRMFSEKDSQLAKKYPNLLKIFFGRFCDITEPVRIKCVQSSMHFLLNHPSLQHDITEKLRLRNHDLDEVVRHEVVMAIVETAKRDFTLVLEAPDLLEIVRERTLDKKYKIRRDAMNGLAYIYKRAICEPNDLSTGLKVRVDWIKNKILHGYYKVGLEDRLLVERLLITCLVPYKLAPEERMKKLYHLLGDLDANATKAFVELQKNQMKTRNTVSDWIKLHHSKEFTPRVLSQLSAKQANIAKLLPDPLKAAEYLTQFSNNLRKDAQLLRCINIVLKRDVSCRECADTMGVLLKKLGAHVQSNLYYNTVKMLIERVASVMVDKESIGVLISLIEQCIEKGSMCEEIGISAQEAGERGLKLLAMLSYVFSAHFFTDTSLRHLISLLSYEQDYVAPLVLKTLTHLGRYQPLIDDPTPAILDELAPVCKDFALIGTPKQAKHAVRCIFVNSQSSASTDGATSGAGSASTTTQTVHPIFNEIIETLRLKLTPNCEHQRTKIVTLGHIAYNMPQAFLTPIKNMIARRIVKELLIQEVPAQRDYELPEDSDWCAQEKLPPDTLCKLDALKAMARWLLGLRTDEHAAQKTFRMLAAFVNQRGDLLGQNRLCGAEKSWLRLGAACAMLKVCEQKGVGDQYSAEQYLQLSQLMADPVPEVREIFARKLHKGLSRSLPRNCLPLDFMGLYVLAGLETERKLQDLVRHYAETDVNKRREYLKTVAMTSPDSSTESQSLHILPDYMLAFAIPVLVHDPRFTNHEDYVQLRKMEKCLRFILEPLMAKRETFVHSFYKQLLQLIKHREFSLGSDKRDNYKMWALCDLAMYIIDSKFSPFDGNTSTFSMPLALPEMYYKEPAVANFQNNDVYIPLDVYTLGAKSTSKAAATAMTTSRAAVAPKRPAEQSIMDDENPQENNLFDNIRAADTTEPMAKRTRAGAASAKS; translated from the exons ATGGCGGACATAGTGTACCCCACCGGATGCCGGCCGCTGGTCGAGGATTTGGGCACAGACGAGCTGATAAGGCGCCTCAAG ACCCTCGCCAATGTTCTGCAGACCATGGACCAGGACGACAATCTCTACCAGCAATACATACCATTGGCCCTCCATCTGCTGGACGACTTCTTTATGCAACATCCATCCCGTGATGTCCAGCTCTTAATCGCGTGCTGCGTGGCGGATGTCCTGCGGGTTTATGCGCCAGAGGCTCCCTACAAAGAGCAAGATCAAATCAAAActatatttaagttttttatcaAGCAACTGCACGGTCTGAAGGATCCGCGCGATCCCTCTTTCAAGCGTTACTTCTATCTGCTGGAGAACCTTGCTTTTGTCAAGTCTTTTAATATGTGTTTCGAACTGGAGGACTGCCAAGAAATCTTCCAAGACCTGTTTAGTACCATCTTCAAGATTGTCAA TGACCAGCACAGTGTCAAGGTGACTAACTTTTTTCTAGATGTGCTAAGCCCGTTGATCACAGAAGCCGACAATCTGTCGGTGGAATTGTTGGATCTCATTCTGATTAACATCGTAGAGCCGTACAAATCTAACAACAAGTTTGCCTGCCAATTAACAGAACAACTTCTCACTAAAACGGGCGATGCTCTCGAGTCCACCATCAAAATG TTCTTTAACCGTGCTCTGGTCATGGATAAGCCAAACACAAAACTGTCCATTACAAACAAAATCTATGATATCATTTACGAGCTTAACCGCATCAATGCAGGCTTGTTGTGTTCAGTGCTACCTCAGCTGGAGAACAAACTGCTGTCCACGGACGATGCTGAGAGGCTAA AGGCAACCACTCTCTTGTCTCGTATGTTCTCCGAAAAGGACTCGCAACTAGCGAAAAAGTACCCCAACCTGTTGAAAATCTTCTTTGGGCGCTTCTGCGACATCACCGAACCAGTTCGCATCAAGTGTGTTCAGTCATCCATGCACTTCCTGCTCAATCACCCAAGTCTTCAGCACGATATCACCGAGAAATTGCGGCTTCGAAATCACGATCTTGACGAAGTGGTCCGCCACGAGGTGGTAATGGCTATTGTGGAAACTGCCAAGCGCGACTTCACCCTCGTTCTCGAAGCGCCCGATCTACTAGAAATTGTGCGCGAGCGGACGCTAGATAAGAAGTACAAAATTCGCAGGGATGCGATGAATGGTCTGGCCTACATCTACAAGCGCGCAATTTGCGAACCCAACGATCTAAGCACTGGCCTTAAGGTCAGGGTTGACTGGATTAAGAACAAGATACTACATGGATACTACAAAGTGGGCTTGGAGGACCGCCTGCTTGTGGAACGCCTACTTATCACCTGCCTGGTTCCCTATAAACTAGCTCCGGAAGAGCGCATGAAGAAGCTATATCATTTGCTAGGCGATCTCGATGCCAATGCCACCAAGGCTTTCGTCGAGCTGCAGAAGAACCAAATGAAGACACGCAATACGGTCAGTGATTGGATCAAGCTACACCACTCTAAGGAGTTCACGCCGCGCGTACTTAGTCAGCTCAGCGCCAAGCAGGCCAACATTGCCAA aCTGCTTCCAGATCCCCTAAAAGCGGCAGAGTACCTAACCCAGTTTAGCAACAACCTGCGAAAAGATGCTCAGCTCCTACGATGCATTAACATTGTCCTTAAACGCGACGTAAGCTGTCGGGAGTGTGCTGACACGATGGGAGTTCTCCTGAAAAAGCTTGGCGCCCACGTCCAATCGAATCTGTATTACAACACAGTTAAGATGCTGATTGAGCGCGTGGCATCAGTGATGGTGGACAAGGAGTCTATTGGCGTACTTATTAG CCTAATTGAACAATGCATCGAGAAAGGGTCCATGTGTGAAGAGATCGGAATTTCGGCTCAGGAAGCGGGCGAGCGCGGACTCAAGTTGTTGGCC ATGCTTTCATACGTCTTTTCGGCTCATTTCTTCACCGATACTTCGCTGCGTCATTTAATTTCCCTGCTCAGTTACGAGCAGGATTATGTTGCACCACTGGTGCTAAAGACACTAACTCATCTGGGGCGCTATCAGCCACTCATTGACGACCCTACACCGGCTATTCTCGACGAGCTGGCTCCGGTGTGCAAGGACTTCGCACTTATTGGAACCCCCAAGCAAGCAAAGCACGCGGTGCGATGTATTTTCGTAAACAGCCAGTCGTCGGCTTCCACTGATGGAGCAACAAGTGGAGCTGGAAGTGCGTCCACAACTACACAAACAGTGCATCCTATTTTCAACGAGATCATCGAGACGCTTCGCCTAAAACTGACACCAAACTGTGAGCATCAGCGCACAAAGATTGTGACCTTGGGTCACATTGCCTACAATATGCCACAGGCCTTCCTAACGCCCATTAAGAATATGATTGCGCGACGAATTGTCAAAGAGCTGCTTATCCAAGAAGTTCCTGCGCAGCGAGACTACGAACTGCCAGAGGACAGTGATTGGTGTGCCCAAGAGAAACTACCGCCGGACACTCTATGTAAGCTGGATGCGCTCAAGGCTATGGCCAGGTGGCTTTTGGGATTGCGTACCGATGAGCACGCTGCCCAGAAAACATTCCGAATGCTGGCGGCGTTTGTTAACCAACGAGGCGATTTGCTCGGCCAGAACCGTCTTTGCGGTGCCGAGAAATCTTGGCTGCGCCTCGGGGCAGCCTGCGCCATGCTCAAAGTGTGCGAACAAAAGGGCGTAGGTGATCAGTACAGCGCTGAGCAGTATTTGCAGCTTTCCCAGCTGATG GCTGATCCGGTGCCAGAAGTTCGGGAAATCTTTGCTCGCAAGCTGCACAAAGGATTAAGCAGAAGTTTGCCCAGGAACTGTTTGCCGCTGGACTTCATGGGCTTGTATGTGCTGGCTGGTCTAGAGACTGAGAGGAA ATTGCAAGACCTTGTGCGTCACTATGCAGAAACGGATGTAAACAAACGGCGGGAATATCTCAAGACTGTGGCTATGACAT CTCCCGACAGCTCAACGGAGTCACAATCATTACACATACTACCTGACTACATGCTGGCTTTCGCTATTCCCGTGCTGGTCCACGATCCACGCTTCACGAATCACGAGGACTACGTACAGCTGCGCAAGATGGAGAAGTGCCTGCGTTTCATTCTGGAGCCGCTGATGGCCAAACGAGAAACGTTTGTCCATAGCTTCTacaagcagctgctgcagctgataAAGCATCGCGAGTTCAGTCTGGGGTCGGACAAGCGCGACAACTAT AAAATGTGGGCGCTCTGCGATCTTGCCATGTACATTATCGACTCCAAGTTCAGTCCATTTGATGGCAACACGAGCACCTTTTCCATGCCGCTGGCTTTGCCAGAAATGTATTATAAAGAGCCTGCCGTTGCGAATTTCCAAAACAATGACGTCTATATACCGCTGGACGTGTATACGCTGGGAGCCAAATCCACGAGCAAAGCTGCCGCAACAGCAATGACAACGTCGCGAGCAGCAGTGGCTCCAAAGAGACCGGCGGAACAGTCAATCATGGATGATGAAAATCCGCAG GAGAACAATCTGTTCGACAACATACGAGCGGCTGACACTACGGAGCCCATGGCCAAACGAACGCGCGCAGGAGCCGCTTCAGCCAAATCATAG
- the Mppe gene encoding metallophosphoesterase, isoform A: protein MASLRVVNRLVCRGFVALTLLLVFFNEFIVYYMAQSSWQPIDCKLDNCTRLLLIADPQILGNSYDRSSHSPLARYDSDRYLAKTFERALAFTQPHIIVFLGDLLDEGNIATAQEYKQYVQRFRRIYQNKNYKKRVHVPGDNDIGGENGDYISNSNQRRFENEFMSEDLFDYDNRLRFFKINRMLLDFSNPDRDNNADRLRIGVSHAPLLIGGGPLLRAIISDLDPHIIFSGHWHESRIFIYPSTKVINFYENSVRHFDLKALKEQEHSYLEIMVPTCSYRMGKSKIGLGYAVLENYNLSYTVLWQPNRFILLFTYVFWGLFVVCGFVVFKMMTRCPFRVAKRQTLYNRVSTIPQF from the exons ATGGCTTCCTTGCGCGTCGTCAATAG ATTAGTGTGCCGCGGTTTTGTGGCTCTTACGTTGCTGCTGGTCTTCTTCAACGAGTTTATAGTTTACTACATGGCCCAGTCCAGTTGGCAGCCAATCGATTGCAAACTAG ATAATTGCACGCGCCTGCTGCTTATTGCTGATCCCCAGATACTGGGAAACTCCTACGATCGATCTTCGCACAGTCCTTTAGCCAGGTACGATTCGGATAGATACCTGGCGAAGACTTTCGAGCGAGCTCTTGCCTTTACACAGCCTCACATCATAGTGTTCCTGGGCGATCTGTTGGACGAAGGCAACATTGCCACGGCTCAAGAGTACAAGCAGTACGTTCAGCGGTTCAGACGAATTTATCAGAATAAGAACTACAAAAAA CGCGTCCATGTGCCGGGTGACAATGATATTGGCGGCGAGAATGGCGACTACATATCCAACTCGAACCAAAGACGCTTTGAGAACGAATTCATGAGTGAAGACCTCTTTGACTATGACAATCGATTACGCTTCTTCAAGATAAACCGCATGCTATTGGACTTTAGCAACCCGGATAGGGATAACAATGCGGATCGTCTAAGAATTGGCGTATCCCATGCCCCGCTGCTCATTGGCGGAGGACCCCTGTTGAGAGCCATCATCAGCGACTTGGATCCACATATCATTTTCTCAGGACACTGGCATGAATccagaatatttatttacccCTCCACCAAGGTGATCAACTTTTATGAAAACTCCGTGAGGCATTTTGACTTGAAGGCCCTCAAAGAGCAGGAGCACAGCTATCTGGAGATAATGGTGCCCACTTGCTCGTATCGCATGGGAAAGTCCAAGATCGGATTGGGCTACGCGGTTTTGG AAAACTACAATCTGAGCTACACGGTGCTGTGGCAGCCAAATCGATTTATCCTGCTCTTCACCTATGTTTTTTGGGGACTATTCGTCGTCTGTGGTTTCGTCGTCTTTAAGATGATGACACGTTGTCCCTTCCGCGTGGCCAAAAGGCAGACGCTCTATAACCGCGTCTCGACTATACCGCAATTTTAG
- the CG8321 gene encoding uncharacterized protein, isoform A yields MQVEPAEVGCDVTHRQQEKNKTNGIFSTAVRSKKNGQPNGRIYTSTPKTSHPKLEHYVGVAKPSEKGRVGVVTALDPLIKKVALLFGTLIIGYKSVILTMPYITGDSIQVLSHQVQSRWNETLVWATRHQLGSRLSPLLCGLLVAAFAYGIVYLDSAVPGVNPPSPFTPRSKKRFREEKTASMHLGYLCALFCGFLVTVFMYFDLYS; encoded by the exons ATGCAGGTGGAACCAGCCGAAGTCGGCTGTGACGTCACGCATCGCCAGCaggagaaaaacaaaaccaatgGGATTTTCTCAACGGCAGTCAGAAGTAAAAAAAACGGGCAACCGAACGGACGGATCTACACCTCCACGCCGAAGACCTCGCATCCGAAACTTGAGCACTACGTAGGTGTTGCTAAACCCTCGGAAAAGGGGCGAGTGGGAGTGGTGACCGCCCTCGATCCGCTGATCAAAAAGGTGGCCCTTCTCTTTGGGACTCTTATCATTGGCTACAAAAGCGTCATCTTAACGA TGCCATACATCACGGGCGATTCCATCCAGGTGCTGAGCCACCAGGTGCAGAGTAGGTGGAACGAGACCTTGGTGTGGGCCACCAGGCACCAGCTGGGCTCCAGGCTGAGTCCCCTGCTGTGTGGCCTTCTAGTGGCAGCTTTCGCGTACGGAATCGTGTACTTGGACAGCGCGGTGCCCGGCGTAAATCCCCCCTCGCCCTTTACGCCGCGTTCCAAGAAACG TTTCCGCGAGGAGAAGACTGCCTCGATGCACTTGGGCTACTTGTGCGCCCTGTTCTGCGGATTTCTGGTCACGGTCTTCATGTACTTCGACTTGTACTCGTAG
- the Mppe gene encoding metallophosphoesterase, isoform B: MASLRVVNRNRLVCRGFVALTLLLVFFNEFIVYYMAQSSWQPIDCKLDNCTRLLLIADPQILGNSYDRSSHSPLARYDSDRYLAKTFERALAFTQPHIIVFLGDLLDEGNIATAQEYKQYVQRFRRIYQNKNYKKRVHVPGDNDIGGENGDYISNSNQRRFENEFMSEDLFDYDNRLRFFKINRMLLDFSNPDRDNNADRLRIGVSHAPLLIGGGPLLRAIISDLDPHIIFSGHWHESRIFIYPSTKVINFYENSVRHFDLKALKEQEHSYLEIMVPTCSYRMGKSKIGLGYAVLENYNLSYTVLWQPNRFILLFTYVFWGLFVVCGFVVFKMMTRCPFRVAKRQTLYNRVSTIPQF, translated from the exons ATGGCTTCCTTGCGCGTCGTCAATAG AAACAGATTAGTGTGCCGCGGTTTTGTGGCTCTTACGTTGCTGCTGGTCTTCTTCAACGAGTTTATAGTTTACTACATGGCCCAGTCCAGTTGGCAGCCAATCGATTGCAAACTAG ATAATTGCACGCGCCTGCTGCTTATTGCTGATCCCCAGATACTGGGAAACTCCTACGATCGATCTTCGCACAGTCCTTTAGCCAGGTACGATTCGGATAGATACCTGGCGAAGACTTTCGAGCGAGCTCTTGCCTTTACACAGCCTCACATCATAGTGTTCCTGGGCGATCTGTTGGACGAAGGCAACATTGCCACGGCTCAAGAGTACAAGCAGTACGTTCAGCGGTTCAGACGAATTTATCAGAATAAGAACTACAAAAAA CGCGTCCATGTGCCGGGTGACAATGATATTGGCGGCGAGAATGGCGACTACATATCCAACTCGAACCAAAGACGCTTTGAGAACGAATTCATGAGTGAAGACCTCTTTGACTATGACAATCGATTACGCTTCTTCAAGATAAACCGCATGCTATTGGACTTTAGCAACCCGGATAGGGATAACAATGCGGATCGTCTAAGAATTGGCGTATCCCATGCCCCGCTGCTCATTGGCGGAGGACCCCTGTTGAGAGCCATCATCAGCGACTTGGATCCACATATCATTTTCTCAGGACACTGGCATGAATccagaatatttatttacccCTCCACCAAGGTGATCAACTTTTATGAAAACTCCGTGAGGCATTTTGACTTGAAGGCCCTCAAAGAGCAGGAGCACAGCTATCTGGAGATAATGGTGCCCACTTGCTCGTATCGCATGGGAAAGTCCAAGATCGGATTGGGCTACGCGGTTTTGG AAAACTACAATCTGAGCTACACGGTGCTGTGGCAGCCAAATCGATTTATCCTGCTCTTCACCTATGTTTTTTGGGGACTATTCGTCGTCTGTGGTTTCGTCGTCTTTAAGATGATGACACGTTGTCCCTTCCGCGTGGCCAAAAGGCAGACGCTCTATAACCGCGTCTCGACTATACCGCAATTTTAG
- the Mppe gene encoding metallophosphoesterase, isoform E translates to MASLRVVNRNRLVCRGFVALTLLLVFFNEFIVYYMAQSSWQPIDCKLDNCTRLLLIADPQILGNSYDRSSHSPLARYDSDRYLAKTFERALAFTQPHIIVFLGDLLDEGNIATAQEYKQYVQRFRRIYQNKNYKKFRMISAFFQRVHVPGDNDIGGENGDYISNSNQRRFENEFMSEDLFDYDNRLRFFKINRMLLDFSNPDRDNNADRLRIGVSHAPLLIGGGPLLRAIISDLDPHIIFSGHWHESRIFIYPSTKVINFYENSVRHFDLKALKEQEHSYLEIMVPTCSYRMGKSKIGLGYAVLENYNLSYTVLWQPNRFILLFTYVFWGLFVVCGFVVFKMMTRCPFRVAKRQTLYNRVSTIPQF, encoded by the exons ATGGCTTCCTTGCGCGTCGTCAATAG AAACAGATTAGTGTGCCGCGGTTTTGTGGCTCTTACGTTGCTGCTGGTCTTCTTCAACGAGTTTATAGTTTACTACATGGCCCAGTCCAGTTGGCAGCCAATCGATTGCAAACTAG ATAATTGCACGCGCCTGCTGCTTATTGCTGATCCCCAGATACTGGGAAACTCCTACGATCGATCTTCGCACAGTCCTTTAGCCAGGTACGATTCGGATAGATACCTGGCGAAGACTTTCGAGCGAGCTCTTGCCTTTACACAGCCTCACATCATAGTGTTCCTGGGCGATCTGTTGGACGAAGGCAACATTGCCACGGCTCAAGAGTACAAGCAGTACGTTCAGCGGTTCAGACGAATTTATCAGAATAAGAACTACAAAAAA TTCCGCATGATCTCTGCCTTTTTTCAGCGCGTCCATGTGCCGGGTGACAATGATATTGGCGGCGAGAATGGCGACTACATATCCAACTCGAACCAAAGACGCTTTGAGAACGAATTCATGAGTGAAGACCTCTTTGACTATGACAATCGATTACGCTTCTTCAAGATAAACCGCATGCTATTGGACTTTAGCAACCCGGATAGGGATAACAATGCGGATCGTCTAAGAATTGGCGTATCCCATGCCCCGCTGCTCATTGGCGGAGGACCCCTGTTGAGAGCCATCATCAGCGACTTGGATCCACATATCATTTTCTCAGGACACTGGCATGAATccagaatatttatttacccCTCCACCAAGGTGATCAACTTTTATGAAAACTCCGTGAGGCATTTTGACTTGAAGGCCCTCAAAGAGCAGGAGCACAGCTATCTGGAGATAATGGTGCCCACTTGCTCGTATCGCATGGGAAAGTCCAAGATCGGATTGGGCTACGCGGTTTTGG AAAACTACAATCTGAGCTACACGGTGCTGTGGCAGCCAAATCGATTTATCCTGCTCTTCACCTATGTTTTTTGGGGACTATTCGTCGTCTGTGGTTTCGTCGTCTTTAAGATGATGACACGTTGTCCCTTCCGCGTGGCCAAAAGGCAGACGCTCTATAACCGCGTCTCGACTATACCGCAATTTTAG
- the Mppe gene encoding metallophosphoesterase, isoform D → MASLRVVNRLVCRGFVALTLLLVFFNEFIVYYMAQSSWQPIDCKLDNCTRLLLIADPQILGNSYDRSSHSPLARYDSDRYLAKTFERALAFTQPHIIVFLGDLLDEGNIATAQEYKQYVQRFRRIYQNKNYKKFRMISAFFQRVHVPGDNDIGGENGDYISNSNQRRFENEFMSEDLFDYDNRLRFFKINRMLLDFSNPDRDNNADRLRIGVSHAPLLIGGGPLLRAIISDLDPHIIFSGHWHESRIFIYPSTKVINFYENSVRHFDLKALKEQEHSYLEIMVPTCSYRMGKSKIGLGYAVLENYNLSYTVLWQPNRFILLFTYVFWGLFVVCGFVVFKMMTRCPFRVAKRQTLYNRVSTIPQF, encoded by the exons ATGGCTTCCTTGCGCGTCGTCAATAG ATTAGTGTGCCGCGGTTTTGTGGCTCTTACGTTGCTGCTGGTCTTCTTCAACGAGTTTATAGTTTACTACATGGCCCAGTCCAGTTGGCAGCCAATCGATTGCAAACTAG ATAATTGCACGCGCCTGCTGCTTATTGCTGATCCCCAGATACTGGGAAACTCCTACGATCGATCTTCGCACAGTCCTTTAGCCAGGTACGATTCGGATAGATACCTGGCGAAGACTTTCGAGCGAGCTCTTGCCTTTACACAGCCTCACATCATAGTGTTCCTGGGCGATCTGTTGGACGAAGGCAACATTGCCACGGCTCAAGAGTACAAGCAGTACGTTCAGCGGTTCAGACGAATTTATCAGAATAAGAACTACAAAAAA TTCCGCATGATCTCTGCCTTTTTTCAGCGCGTCCATGTGCCGGGTGACAATGATATTGGCGGCGAGAATGGCGACTACATATCCAACTCGAACCAAAGACGCTTTGAGAACGAATTCATGAGTGAAGACCTCTTTGACTATGACAATCGATTACGCTTCTTCAAGATAAACCGCATGCTATTGGACTTTAGCAACCCGGATAGGGATAACAATGCGGATCGTCTAAGAATTGGCGTATCCCATGCCCCGCTGCTCATTGGCGGAGGACCCCTGTTGAGAGCCATCATCAGCGACTTGGATCCACATATCATTTTCTCAGGACACTGGCATGAATccagaatatttatttacccCTCCACCAAGGTGATCAACTTTTATGAAAACTCCGTGAGGCATTTTGACTTGAAGGCCCTCAAAGAGCAGGAGCACAGCTATCTGGAGATAATGGTGCCCACTTGCTCGTATCGCATGGGAAAGTCCAAGATCGGATTGGGCTACGCGGTTTTGG AAAACTACAATCTGAGCTACACGGTGCTGTGGCAGCCAAATCGATTTATCCTGCTCTTCACCTATGTTTTTTGGGGACTATTCGTCGTCTGTGGTTTCGTCGTCTTTAAGATGATGACACGTTGTCCCTTCCGCGTGGCCAAAAGGCAGACGCTCTATAACCGCGTCTCGACTATACCGCAATTTTAG
- the CG8321 gene encoding uncharacterized protein, isoform B yields the protein MPYITGDSIQVLSHQVQSRWNETLVWATRHQLGSRLSPLLCGLLVAAFAYGIVYLDSAVPGVNPPSPFTPRSKKRFREEKTASMHLGYLCALFCGFLVTVFMYFDLYS from the exons A TGCCATACATCACGGGCGATTCCATCCAGGTGCTGAGCCACCAGGTGCAGAGTAGGTGGAACGAGACCTTGGTGTGGGCCACCAGGCACCAGCTGGGCTCCAGGCTGAGTCCCCTGCTGTGTGGCCTTCTAGTGGCAGCTTTCGCGTACGGAATCGTGTACTTGGACAGCGCGGTGCCCGGCGTAAATCCCCCCTCGCCCTTTACGCCGCGTTCCAAGAAACG TTTCCGCGAGGAGAAGACTGCCTCGATGCACTTGGGCTACTTGTGCGCCCTGTTCTGCGGATTTCTGGTCACGGTCTTCATGTACTTCGACTTGTACTCGTAG
- the otk2 gene encoding off-track2: MGLNGRRRLLGCGLGFFCLIFCSYAAPASFEDVSISRGPKSSITIKEQSSLQLPCDYQLPDGYLQKSSVILRWRKDSKTLRQVELGRMDSTTSEPQLETMLREDSRVALSKDSGALQFTSVLASDAGQYQCQLVIDDSVAASSSSGVLLVIEQLKFVPQPTSKNLELGTLSKVHCKAQGTPAPQVKWMRETQLPLPVNVTDQNGTLIFNQVSNEQRGQYTCIASNSQGQITATVSINVVVAPKFSVPPEGPIEVAEAGTAVIHCQAIGEPKPTIQWDKDLTYLNENNTDPERFSLMENGTLEIRNVRPEDEGRYGCTIGSSAGLKREDVLLVLKSSKSASNSIVTRIIIVIICLAFLYFVLVLGLKVWYRYRRHLGKVQLEDGHVNGPTDGQEHDHHENEPCLTEANSSKNLKSKLRESTILEQESQVADDIV, from the exons ATGGGGCTGAACGGAAGACGACGATTGTTGGGCTGCGGCCTGGGATTCTTCTGCCTGATCTTCTGCTCTTACG CCGCGCCAGCATCATTTGAGGATGTGAGCATCTCAAGGGGTCCGAAATCCTCGATTACCATCAAGGAACAAAGTTCGTTGCAATTGCCCTGTGACTACCAACTGCCGGATGGGTATCTTCAGAAGAGCAGCGTCATCCTGCGCTGGCGAAAGGATAGCAAAACGTTGCGTCAAGTAGAGCTGGGCAGGATGGACAGCACAACGAGCGAACCACAGCTGGAAACCATGCTGCGGGAGGATTCCCGTGTGGCGCTGAGCAAGGACAGTGGCGCCCTGCAATTCACAAGCGTGCTGGCCAGCGATGCCGGTCAGTATCAGTGCCAGTTGGTCATCGACGACTCCGTGGCTGCCAGCTCCAGCAGTGGGGTGCTCCTGGTTATTGAGCAACTAAAGTTCGTGCCACAGCCAACCTCCAAAAACTTGGAGTTGGGAACTCTTAGTAAGGTCCACTGCAAGGCGCAGGGAACGCCTGCTCCACAAGTCAAATGGATGAGG GAAACCCAGCTACCTCTCCCTGTTAACGTAACCGATCAGAATGGCACGCTGATTTTCAACCAGGTCAGCAACGAGCAACGGGGTCAGTACACCTGCATCGCCTCCAATAGCCAGGGTCAAATCACGGCCACCGTGTCCATCAATGTGGTGGTGGCCCCGAAGTTCAGTGTTCCGCCGGAGGGACCCATCGAGGTCGCAGAAGCCGGAACTGCCGTGATCCACTGCCAGGCAATCGGAGAGCCAAAACCCACCATTCAATGGGACAAGGATCTCACCTACTTGAACGAGAATAACACGGATCCGGAACGCTTTTCCCTAATGGAGAACGGAACTCTGGAGATACGCAATGTTCGGCCAGAGGATGAGGGTCGCTACGGCTGCACCATTGGCAGCAGTGCGGGCTTGAAGCGAGAGGATGTTCTGCTGGTGTTGAAGTCAAGTAAATCCGCGTCCAATTCAATAGTGACCCGGATTATCATTGTGATCATTTGCCTGGCCTTCCTGTACTTTGTGCTGGTGCTTGGCCTAAAGGTGTGGTACCGCTATCGTCGTCACCTGGGCAAGGTGCAGCTGGAAGATGGCCATGTCAATGGGCCCACCGATGGTCAGGAGCACGACCATCACGAAAACGAGCCCTGCCTGACGGAGGCCAACTCCAGCAAGAATCTGAAGAGCAAGCTGAGGGAGAGCACGATACTGGAGCAGGAGTCGCAGGTGGCCGACGATATTGTGTGA